The following coding sequences are from one Geothrix sp. window:
- a CDS encoding glycosyltransferase family 9 protein yields MDLVLLRLSALGDILRVMPAWANLHAAFPGTRFRAVVEDRHAFLLEPLPWLEPVIVKRRRLSNPFSALGELRRVAGLIRGGEASLDFHGILKAALIPKLASIPERWGDGVTKEFAGSLQTHPLAFHHQTRYDQALGLAEAFGRSRGVQGLGRFQAVLKGVDLPDPGAIWHEEAKPRIVLVPGASRRGAIKRWPLRHWMTLAAGLRGRFDLRWSLGPEEEDLRTWLPEATGIEALPRLGFWQLASALRQADRVVAPDTGLLHLAVVLGVPALGLYGSSDPVVAGLPAGAGRVLRTGIACAPCRERACQRRQCLEELLPTKVSAALLEGPAASGG; encoded by the coding sequence ATGGATCTGGTTCTGCTCCGCCTCTCCGCCCTCGGCGACATCCTCCGGGTAATGCCCGCCTGGGCCAACCTGCATGCCGCATTTCCGGGAACCCGCTTCCGGGCCGTGGTGGAGGACCGCCATGCCTTCCTGCTGGAGCCACTCCCCTGGCTGGAGCCGGTGATCGTCAAGCGCCGCCGCCTGTCGAATCCCTTCTCGGCCCTGGGCGAGCTGCGGCGAGTGGCCGGGCTGATCCGGGGGGGCGAGGCCAGTCTGGATTTCCACGGCATTCTCAAAGCCGCCCTGATCCCGAAGCTGGCGTCCATTCCCGAGCGGTGGGGAGACGGAGTCACCAAGGAATTCGCCGGATCGCTCCAGACCCATCCCCTGGCCTTCCACCATCAGACGCGATACGACCAGGCGCTCGGGTTGGCGGAGGCTTTTGGCCGGAGCCGGGGAGTCCAGGGCCTCGGCCGGTTCCAGGCGGTCCTGAAGGGCGTTGATCTTCCCGATCCCGGGGCCATCTGGCACGAGGAGGCGAAGCCCCGGATCGTGCTGGTCCCCGGCGCCTCCCGGCGCGGCGCCATCAAGCGCTGGCCCCTCCGGCACTGGATGACCCTGGCGGCGGGGCTGAGGGGCCGCTTCGACCTCCGCTGGTCCCTGGGACCGGAGGAGGAAGATCTCCGGACCTGGCTGCCGGAGGCCACGGGTATCGAGGCTCTGCCCCGGCTCGGTTTCTGGCAGCTGGCCTCGGCTCTCCGGCAGGCGGACCGCGTGGTCGCGCCCGACACCGGCCTGCTGCACCTGGCCGTGGTCCTCGGCGTTCCGGCGCTGGGGCTCTATGGTTCCAGCGATCCCGTGGTCGCCGGGCTGCCGGCCGGGGCGGGCCGAGTCCTGCGCACGGGCATCGCCTGCGCCCCCTGCCGGGAGCGCGCCTGCCAGCGCCGCCAGTGCCTGGAGGAGCTCCTGCCGACGAAGGTCTCCGCGGCCCTCTTGGAGGGACCGGCCGCTAGTGGAGGTTGA